A window from Buchnera aphidicola (Mindarus abietinus) encodes these proteins:
- the rplR gene encoding 50S ribosomal protein L18, producing the protein MIFFKRKKIARMRRAAKTRSKLKSLGAICLVVNRTSRHIYAQIISKIDSVTLVVASTLEKNISIDLKGNTGNKKAADLIGKKIAERALNKGIKKVSFDRSGFKYHGRIKSLAESARKFGLQF; encoded by the coding sequence ATGATTTTTTTTAAAAGAAAAAAAATCGCAAGGATGCGTCGTGCAGCTAAAACTCGTTCGAAACTTAAATCATTAGGTGCGATTTGTTTGGTGGTAAATCGAACTTCTCGTCATATTTATGCTCAAATAATTTCAAAAATTGATTCCGTTACTTTGGTGGTAGCTTCTACTCTTGAAAAAAACATTTCAATTGATTTAAAAGGAAATACAGGAAATAAAAAAGCTGCTGATTTAATAGGAAAAAAGATTGCTGAAAGAGCATTAAATAAAGGAATTAAAAAAGTGTCATTTGATCGGTCAGGTTTTAAATATCATGGTCGAATAAAATCTCTAGCTGAATCAGCTCGAAAATTCGGACTTCAGTTTTAA
- the rplP gene encoding 50S ribosomal protein L16, giving the protein MLQPKRTKFRKMHKGRNRGLVVNDNVHFGTFGLKAIERGRLTARQLEAARRVIARFIKRQGKIWIRVFPDKPITQKPLEVRMGKGKGNVEYWVALVQPGKILYEIEGISEEISKEAFKLAGAKLSVKTTFVTKMEM; this is encoded by the coding sequence ATGTTGCAACCTAAGCGAACTAAATTTAGAAAAATGCATAAAGGTCGAAATCGAGGTTTAGTTGTAAACGATAACGTTCACTTTGGGACATTTGGTTTAAAAGCAATAGAAAGAGGTCGTTTAACAGCACGGCAGCTTGAAGCCGCAAGAAGAGTAATAGCTCGCTTTATTAAGCGACAAGGAAAAATTTGGATAAGAGTTTTTCCAGACAAGCCTATCACTCAAAAACCATTAGAAGTACGAATGGGAAAAGGGAAAGGAAATGTAGAATATTGGGTTGCTTTAGTTCAACCTGGAAAAATTTTATATGAAATAGAAGGTATTTCGGAAGAAATTTCAAAAGAAGCTTTTAAATTAGCAGGAGCAAAATTATCAGTTAAAACTACTTTTGTAACTAAAATGGAGATGTAA
- the rplE gene encoding 50S ribosomal protein L5 has protein sequence MTKLYNFYKTKVIKKMMQELNFRSVMEVPKIVKITLNMGVGSAVNDKKLLDFAISDLTVISGQKPLITKAKKSISTFKIRKGYPIGCKVTLRGKRKWDFLDRLITIAIPRIRDFRGFSKKSFDGKGNYSIGIREQIIFPEINYDKIDRVRGLDITITTTACSDKHGFLLLNAFNFPFKQ, from the coding sequence ATGACAAAACTTTATAATTTTTATAAAACTAAAGTAATAAAAAAGATGATGCAGGAATTAAATTTTCGTTCTGTTATGGAAGTTCCTAAAATTGTTAAAATAACTTTAAATATGGGTGTTGGCTCTGCTGTAAATGATAAAAAATTATTAGATTTTGCAATTTCAGATTTAACTGTTATTTCAGGTCAAAAACCTTTAATTACAAAAGCTAAAAAGTCAATATCTACTTTTAAAATAAGAAAAGGGTACCCAATAGGGTGTAAAGTAACTTTAAGAGGAAAAAGAAAATGGGATTTTTTAGATAGATTAATTACTATTGCTATACCTCGGATTCGAGATTTTAGAGGATTTTCAAAGAAATCATTTGATGGTAAAGGAAATTACAGCATAGGAATTCGCGAACAAATTATTTTTCCAGAAATTAATTATGATAAAATAGATCGTGTTCGAGGATTAGATATCACCATTACAACAACAGCATGTTCTGATAAACATGGATTTTTGTTACTTAATGCTTTTAATTTTCCCTTTAAACAATAA
- the rplQ gene encoding 50S ribosomal protein L17 has translation MRHRKIGRKFNRKRSHVELMLKNMACSLFHHAFIRTTLYKAKELRRIAEPIITLAKVDSVPNRRLVFSKIRNNKIVAKLFNMIGPHFTSRLGGYIRILKCGFRSGDNAKMAYVELIDLLKSKENKKMLNIKK, from the coding sequence ATGAGACATAGAAAAATTGGTCGTAAATTTAATCGAAAAAGGAGTCATGTTGAACTAATGCTTAAAAATATGGCTTGTTCTTTATTTCACCATGCATTTATTAGAACAACTTTGTATAAAGCTAAAGAATTAAGGAGAATAGCAGAGCCAATAATTACTTTAGCTAAGGTTGATTCCGTACCAAATCGACGTTTAGTTTTTTCTAAAATTAGAAATAATAAAATAGTAGCAAAATTATTTAATATGATAGGACCTCATTTTACTTCTAGGTTGGGAGGTTATATACGAATTTTAAAATGTGGTTTTAGATCTGGAGATAATGCGAAAATGGCTTATGTAGAATTAATTGATTTATTAAAAAGTAAAGAAAATAAAAAAATGTTAAATATAAAAAAATAA
- the rpsH gene encoding 30S ribosomal protein S8, with protein MSMQDPISDMLTRIRNAQLANKVFVKIPTSKLKIAISFVLKEEGYIKEYIVESSTKPTLKIFLKYFKGKPVIEKIKRISKPSLRIYKKKYDLPKVMGGLGISIISTSKGVLTDKKARIKGLGGEVICQVT; from the coding sequence ATGAGTATGCAAGATCCTATATCAGATATGTTAACTCGCATTCGAAATGCTCAATTAGCTAATAAGGTATTTGTTAAAATTCCTACTTCTAAATTAAAAATAGCAATTAGTTTTGTTCTAAAAGAAGAGGGTTATATTAAAGAATATATTGTTGAATCAAGCACTAAACCAACTTTGAAAATTTTTTTGAAATATTTCAAGGGAAAACCTGTTATAGAAAAAATTAAAAGAATTAGTAAACCAAGTTTAAGGATTTACAAAAAAAAATATGATCTTCCAAAAGTTATGGGTGGTTTAGGTATATCGATTATTTCAACTTCAAAAGGTGTTTTAACAGACAAAAAAGCTCGAATTAAAGGATTAGGTGGTGAAGTTATTTGTCAAGTAACTTAA
- the rpsD gene encoding 30S ribosomal protein S4: protein MAKYLGPKLKLSRREGTDLFLKSGCRSIESKCKIDQLPGQHGNRKQRLSDYGIQLREKQKVRRLYGILERQFKKYYTIASKLKGNTGENLLKLLENRLDNVVYRMGFGATRIEARQLITHKSITVNNHIVNIPSYQVKINEIVSIRLKCKNQSRIKAALELYEQREKASWLEVDIKKMTGIFKRIPDRSDLSAEINEHLIIELYSK from the coding sequence GTGGCTAAGTATTTAGGACCTAAATTAAAATTAAGTAGAAGAGAGGGAACTGATTTATTTTTAAAATCAGGATGTCGTTCCATAGAATCTAAGTGTAAAATTGATCAACTTCCAGGACAACATGGAAATAGAAAACAACGTTTATCTGATTATGGTATTCAGTTAAGAGAAAAACAAAAAGTAAGAAGATTATATGGTATTTTAGAAAGACAATTCAAAAAATATTATACTATAGCTTCTAAATTAAAAGGAAATACTGGAGAAAATTTATTAAAACTTTTAGAAAATAGATTAGATAACGTAGTGTATAGAATGGGATTTGGTGCTACTAGAATTGAAGCGCGACAATTAATTACGCATAAATCTATAACAGTTAATAATCATATTGTTAATATTCCATCTTATCAGGTTAAAATTAATGAAATAGTAAGTATTAGATTAAAATGTAAAAATCAGTCTCGAATTAAAGCAGCTCTAGAATTATATGAACAAAGAGAAAAAGCTAGTTGGTTGGAAGTTGATATTAAGAAAATGACAGGAATTTTCAAAAGAATTCCAGATAGATCTGACTTATCAGCAGAAATCAATGAACATTTAATTATTGAGCTATATTCTAAATAA
- the rpsC gene encoding 30S ribosomal protein S3, producing the protein MGQKVHPNGMRLGIVKSWNSVWFSDSKNFANNLESDFKVRKFLVKKLIKASVSRIVIERPSKSIRVTIHTARPGIVIGKKGEDVEKLRIMISKISGVPAQINISEIRKPELDAKLVADNISSQLERRIMFRRVMKRAVQNSIRQGAKGIKVEISGRLGGAEIARKEWYREGRVPLHTLRADIEYNTSEAHTTYGVIGIKVWIFKGEILGRIPLGVTVEKNKKNFSKAKKQNRKNRK; encoded by the coding sequence ATGGGTCAAAAAGTTCATCCTAATGGTATGCGACTAGGAATTGTTAAATCTTGGAATTCCGTTTGGTTTTCTGATAGCAAAAACTTTGCTAATAATTTAGAAAGTGATTTTAAAGTTAGAAAATTTTTAGTTAAAAAATTAATAAAAGCTTCAGTATCAAGAATTGTCATTGAACGACCTTCAAAAAGTATACGTGTAACTATTCATACTGCTCGTCCTGGAATTGTTATTGGGAAAAAAGGTGAAGATGTAGAAAAATTACGTATTATGATTTCAAAAATTTCTGGAGTACCTGCACAAATTAATATTTCAGAAATTAGAAAACCTGAATTAGACGCAAAATTAGTTGCGGATAATATCAGCTCTCAATTAGAAAGAAGAATAATGTTTAGAAGAGTTATGAAAAGAGCTGTACAAAATTCTATTCGTCAAGGTGCTAAGGGAATTAAAGTAGAAATTAGCGGTCGATTAGGTGGTGCGGAAATTGCTAGAAAAGAATGGTATCGGGAGGGTAGGGTTCCATTACATACTCTTCGTGCAGATATTGAATATAATACTTCAGAAGCTCATACTACATATGGAGTTATTGGTATTAAAGTATGGATTTTTAAAGGAGAAATTTTAGGACGTATACCATTAGGCGTTACTGTTGAGAAAAACAAAAAAAATTTTTCTAAAGCAAAAAAACAAAATAGAAAAAATAGAAAATAA
- the rpmC gene encoding 50S ribosomal protein L29, giving the protein MKVKALNKNSIKELKLELSELLREQFNLRIQFSGKKLKKVHLLKISRKKIARVKTSLHEKIRGKL; this is encoded by the coding sequence ATGAAAGTAAAAGCATTAAATAAAAATAGTATTAAAGAACTAAAATTAGAATTATCAGAATTATTAAGAGAACAATTTAATTTAAGAATTCAATTCTCTGGAAAAAAATTAAAAAAAGTTCATTTATTAAAAATAAGTAGAAAAAAAATAGCTCGTGTTAAAACATCTTTACATGAAAAAATACGAGGAAAATTATGA
- the rpsM gene encoding 30S ribosomal protein S13, giving the protein MARIAGINIPDNKHTVIALSQIYGIGKTRAFKICIDSKISGNVKIKNLSEKQIELLREAISKFVVEGDLRREVTLNIKRLMDLGCYRGFRHRKSLPVRGQRTKTNARTRKGPRKPIRK; this is encoded by the coding sequence ATGGCTCGTATAGCAGGTATTAATATTCCTGATAATAAACATACGGTTATTGCTTTAAGTCAGATTTATGGAATAGGAAAAACTCGTGCTTTTAAAATTTGCATTGATTCTAAAATATCGGGAAATGTAAAAATTAAAAATTTGTCTGAAAAACAAATTGAATTATTACGGGAAGCTATATCCAAATTTGTTGTCGAAGGAGATTTACGTAGAGAAGTAACTTTAAATATTAAACGTTTAATGGATCTTGGTTGCTATAGAGGTTTTCGTCATAGAAAAAGTTTACCAGTAAGGGGTCAACGAACTAAAACTAATGCGAGAACAAGAAAGGGACCTAGAAAACCAATACGAAAATAA
- the rplO gene encoding 50S ribosomal protein L15, which translates to MRLNTLSPKFGSRKNKKRLGRGIGSGLGKTGGRGHKGQKSRSGSSIRRGFEGGQMPLYRRLPKFGFTSRKKLLVKEVRLSDIEYLSNNIIDLNLLKNQKIIKKNIKYVKIISSGALNSALTIKGIQVTKGALSIIKSSGGQVEE; encoded by the coding sequence ATGCGATTAAATACACTGTCTCCTAAATTTGGATCTCGAAAAAATAAAAAAAGATTAGGAAGAGGAATCGGATCTGGATTGGGAAAAACTGGAGGAAGAGGTCATAAGGGACAAAAATCTAGGTCCGGCTCTAGTATACGTAGAGGTTTTGAAGGTGGACAAATGCCATTATATAGAAGATTACCTAAATTTGGTTTTACCTCAAGAAAAAAATTATTAGTAAAAGAAGTTCGTTTATCAGATATAGAATATTTATCTAATAATATTATTGATTTAAATTTATTAAAAAATCAAAAAATTATTAAAAAAAATATAAAATATGTGAAGATTATTTCTTCAGGAGCATTAAATAGTGCGTTAACAATAAAAGGTATACAAGTTACAAAAGGTGCTCTTTCTATTATTAAATCTTCTGGTGGTCAAGTAGAGGAATAG
- the rplX gene encoding 50S ribosomal protein L24, which produces MAFKIHCNDKVIVICGRDKGKIGVVKKIIKKDKAIVSGINIVKKHQKPIPSQNINGGIIKKESPIHISNIAFLNPVTNKADRIGFKFEQGKKVRFLKSNKHII; this is translated from the coding sequence ATGGCATTCAAAATACATTGTAATGATAAAGTAATCGTTATTTGCGGAAGAGATAAAGGAAAAATCGGAGTTGTTAAAAAAATAATTAAGAAAGATAAAGCAATCGTTTCAGGAATTAATATTGTTAAAAAACATCAAAAACCTATACCTTCTCAAAATATAAATGGCGGAATTATAAAAAAGGAATCTCCAATTCATATTTCTAATATAGCTTTTTTGAATCCAGTAACAAATAAAGCCGATCGAATAGGATTTAAATTTGAACAAGGGAAAAAAGTTAGATTTTTGAAATCTAATAAACATATTATATAG
- the rpoA gene encoding DNA-directed RNA polymerase subunit alpha: MQNTVSNFLKPRLVEVKQISPTCSRVVLEPLERGFGHTLGNALRRILLSSMPGCAITEVEIEGVLHEYSTKEGIQEDILEILLNLKEISIKIHGKEEAILHLNASGIGLVTAGDIIHGQDVEIVQPDQKICNLTYEKSFIKMKMKVERGRGYVPAVSRIKLDSENRLLGKLLLDASYSPIRRIVYNVESARVEQRTDLDKLVIELETNGSIDPEEAIRKASTILAEQLEAFIDLKNVHETEVKEEKPDFDPILLRPVDDLELTVRSANCLKAEKIHYIGDLVQKTEVELLKTPNLGKKSLTEIKDVLASRHFSLGMRLENWPPKNMTEE; encoded by the coding sequence ATGCAGAATACAGTTTCAAACTTTTTAAAACCACGTTTGGTTGAAGTTAAGCAAATTAGTCCTACTTGTTCTCGGGTTGTACTAGAACCATTAGAGAGAGGTTTTGGACATACATTAGGCAATGCTCTTCGTAGAATTTTATTATCTTCTATGCCTGGATGTGCGATCACAGAAGTCGAAATTGAAGGTGTACTCCATGAGTACAGCACTAAAGAAGGAATACAAGAAGATATACTTGAAATTTTATTAAATTTAAAAGAAATTTCCATTAAAATTCATGGTAAAGAAGAAGCAATTCTTCATTTAAATGCTTCTGGTATAGGTTTAGTTACAGCAGGAGATATTATACATGGACAAGATGTAGAAATAGTTCAACCCGATCAAAAAATTTGTAATTTAACATATGAAAAATCATTTATAAAAATGAAAATGAAGGTTGAACGAGGTAGAGGTTATGTACCAGCAGTATCTAGAATAAAATTAGATTCTGAAAATCGTTTATTAGGAAAATTATTATTAGATGCGAGTTATTCTCCTATTAGGAGAATTGTTTATAATGTAGAATCAGCTCGCGTAGAACAACGAACTGATTTAGATAAATTAGTTATTGAATTAGAAACCAATGGTTCTATAGATCCTGAAGAAGCTATACGAAAGGCATCTACAATTTTAGCGGAACAGTTAGAAGCGTTTATTGACTTAAAAAATGTTCATGAAACAGAAGTAAAAGAAGAAAAACCTGATTTTGATCCTATATTACTCCGACCTGTGGATGATTTAGAATTAACAGTAAGGTCAGCTAACTGTCTTAAAGCAGAAAAAATTCACTATATAGGAGATTTAGTTCAAAAAACCGAAGTAGAATTATTAAAAACTCCTAATTTAGGTAAAAAATCATTAACAGAAATAAAAGATGTTCTAGCTTCTAGACATTTTTCTTTAGGTATGCGGTTAGAAAATTGGCCTCCTAAAAATATGACAGAAGAATAA
- the rpmD gene encoding 50S ribosomal protein L30 — protein sequence MKKIKITQIKSSIGRIPVHKATLKGLGLRHIRDVVFRKNTPAIQGMIKKVSYLLHTEEI from the coding sequence ATGAAAAAAATAAAAATAACTCAAATAAAAAGTAGTATAGGCAGAATACCTGTTCATAAAGCTACATTAAAAGGATTAGGTCTTCGACATATTAGAGATGTAGTTTTTAGAAAAAATACGCCTGCTATTCAAGGAATGATTAAAAAAGTATCTTATTTATTACATACGGAGGAAATTTAA
- the rpsN gene encoding 30S ribosomal protein S14, which translates to MAKQSMKEREKKRIKLANKFFEKRKELKKKIIDMRLSPEIRWNSVLELQKLPRDSSLSRQRNRCRQTGRPHGFLRKFGLSRIKLREAAMRGEIPGLKKASW; encoded by the coding sequence ATGGCTAAGCAATCTATGAAAGAAAGAGAAAAAAAAAGAATAAAATTAGCTAATAAATTTTTTGAAAAAAGAAAAGAATTAAAGAAAAAAATTATTGATATGCGTCTTTCTCCAGAAATTCGTTGGAATTCTGTATTAGAATTACAAAAATTACCTCGAGATTCTAGTTTATCTCGTCAAAGAAATCGATGCAGACAGACTGGTCGTCCTCATGGATTTTTAAGAAAATTTGGATTAAGTCGTATTAAGTTAAGAGAAGCAGCTATGCGAGGAGAAATTCCAGGTCTTAAAAAAGCTAGTTGGTAA
- the rplN gene encoding 50S ribosomal protein L14, whose product MIQEQSVLNVADNSGARSAMCIKVLGGSNRRYACIGDIIKVSIKEAIPRGKVKKGEVLKAVIVRTKKGIRRSDGSVIRFDNNACVILNNNEQPVGTRIFGPVTRELRNDKFMKIISLAPEVL is encoded by the coding sequence ATGATTCAAGAACAAAGTGTACTTAATGTAGCAGATAATTCAGGAGCACGATCAGCAATGTGTATAAAAGTTCTTGGAGGATCTAATAGAAGATATGCTTGTATCGGAGATATAATTAAAGTTAGTATTAAAGAAGCTATTCCAAGAGGAAAAGTAAAAAAAGGAGAAGTGCTGAAAGCAGTTATAGTAAGAACTAAAAAAGGAATTCGTCGTTCGGATGGTTCTGTTATTAGATTTGATAATAATGCTTGTGTTATATTAAATAATAATGAACAACCTGTAGGAACAAGAATATTTGGTCCAGTTACAAGAGAATTAAGAAATGATAAATTTATGAAAATTATTTCATTGGCACCAGAAGTATTATAG
- the rpmJ gene encoding 50S ribosomal protein L36: MKVRASVQKLCRNCKIVRRKNVIKVICNEDPKHKQRQG, from the coding sequence ATGAAAGTAAGAGCATCTGTTCAAAAATTATGTAGAAATTGTAAGATAGTTCGTCGAAAAAATGTTATCAAAGTTATTTGTAATGAAGATCCGAAACATAAACAGCGACAAGGTTAA
- the rpsE gene encoding 30S ribosomal protein S5, giving the protein MINIEKQVNQDLQEKLISVNRVSKTVKGGRIFSFTALTVVGNGKGRVGFGYGKAREVPSAIQKAMEKARRNMINVFLNKKTLQYSVKGVHTGSIIFMKPASEGTGIIAGGAMRAVLEVAGIHNVLAKTYGSTNPINVVRATINALKNMKSPLMIAEKRNKSVKDII; this is encoded by the coding sequence ATGATAAATATTGAAAAGCAAGTAAATCAAGATTTACAAGAAAAATTAATTTCAGTAAATCGAGTATCCAAAACAGTAAAAGGTGGACGTATATTTTCTTTTACAGCATTAACTGTAGTAGGAAATGGAAAAGGTCGAGTTGGATTTGGATACGGAAAAGCAAGAGAAGTACCTTCTGCTATTCAGAAAGCTATGGAAAAAGCAAGGCGTAATATGATAAATGTTTTTCTTAATAAAAAAACTTTACAGTATTCTGTAAAAGGTGTACATACAGGTTCTATAATATTTATGAAGCCAGCATCAGAAGGAACAGGAATTATAGCTGGAGGTGCTATGCGAGCTGTATTAGAAGTAGCAGGAATACATAATGTATTAGCTAAAACATATGGTTCTACGAATCCCATTAATGTTGTTCGTGCAACAATAAATGCTTTAAAAAATATGAAATCTCCTTTAATGATAGCAGAAAAAAGAAATAAATCTGTTAAAGATATTATTTAA
- the rpsQ gene encoding 30S ribosomal protein S17: protein MSSKLRNLKGCVISNKMNKSAVVAIERFVKHPLYKKFVKKTTKLHVHDNENKSLIGDIVEVQECRPISKTKSWKIVSIIKKSNI, encoded by the coding sequence ATGAGTTCTAAATTAAGAAATTTAAAAGGATGTGTAATTAGTAATAAAATGAATAAATCCGCAGTAGTAGCAATAGAGCGGTTTGTAAAACATCCTTTATATAAAAAATTTGTTAAAAAAACCACTAAGCTTCATGTTCATGATAATGAAAATAAAAGTTTAATAGGAGATATTGTAGAAGTTCAGGAATGTAGACCTATTTCTAAAACTAAAAGTTGGAAAATAGTTAGTATTATTAAAAAATCGAATATATAA
- the secY gene encoding preprotein translocase subunit SecY, translating to MAKKIESSSNKIKNGIWDLKKRILFVIVSLIIFRIGSFISIPGINTVFLSKMLMGQKGTIIDMFNTFSGGALSRASIFSLGIMPYISASIIVQLLTLANSKLAEIKKDGEIGKRKINRYTRYMTLLIAFAQAISIAITLPNIPEIHQLIIHVNYFFYTTTVFSLVTGTMFLMWLGELITNKGIGNGISLIIFTGIISNFPSTIAFLLKEIKQNYLHGSIVFLIICLSFLITFLVVFIEKSQRKIIVHYPRRQKGRRMYIAQSTHLPLKINMAGVIPAIFASSIILFPTTIASWFGLYNLKCMWLKKIIFYLQPNHFLYLVLYSAAIVFFCFFYTGLVFNSRETANNLKRSGAFISGIRPGEQTAKYIDKISDRLTLMGSVYITFICLFPELIRNITKIPFNFGGTSLLIIVLVIMDFISQIQTFLMSAQYDLALKKANFYFKK from the coding sequence ATGGCAAAAAAAATAGAATCAAGTTCGAATAAAATTAAAAATGGAATTTGGGATTTAAAAAAAAGAATTTTATTTGTTATTGTATCTTTAATTATTTTTAGAATTGGTTCTTTTATTTCAATTCCGGGTATTAATACTGTTTTTTTATCAAAAATGTTAATGGGACAAAAAGGTACTATCATTGATATGTTTAATACATTTTCAGGTGGTGCCTTAAGTCGTGCTTCTATTTTTTCTTTAGGCATAATGCCTTACATTTCAGCGTCTATTATCGTTCAGTTATTAACGCTAGCTAATTCAAAATTAGCAGAAATAAAAAAAGATGGCGAAATAGGAAAAAGAAAAATTAACAGATATACTAGGTATATGACGTTATTAATAGCTTTCGCACAAGCTATCAGTATAGCTATTACTTTACCTAATATTCCTGAAATACATCAGTTAATTATTCATGTAAATTATTTTTTTTATACAACAACAGTATTTAGTTTAGTAACAGGAACAATGTTTTTGATGTGGTTAGGAGAACTGATTACGAACAAAGGTATTGGAAACGGAATATCTTTAATTATTTTTACAGGAATTATTTCTAATTTTCCTTCAACTATAGCCTTTCTTTTAAAAGAAATAAAACAAAATTATTTACATGGATCAATAGTATTTTTAATTATTTGTTTATCTTTTTTAATTACTTTTTTAGTAGTTTTTATAGAAAAAAGTCAAAGAAAAATAATTGTACATTATCCAAGACGTCAAAAAGGTCGCAGAATGTATATAGCTCAAAGCACTCATCTACCATTAAAAATTAATATGGCAGGAGTGATACCAGCGATATTTGCTTCTAGCATAATTCTTTTCCCTACAACAATTGCATCTTGGTTTGGATTATATAATTTAAAATGTATGTGGTTAAAAAAAATAATATTTTATTTACAACCTAATCATTTTCTTTATCTAGTTTTATATTCAGCTGCTATTGTTTTTTTCTGTTTTTTTTATACAGGACTTGTATTTAATTCAAGAGAAACAGCAAATAATTTAAAAAGATCGGGTGCTTTTATATCAGGAATTAGACCTGGAGAACAAACAGCAAAATATATTGATAAGATTAGTGATCGTTTAACTTTAATGGGTTCTGTATACATTACTTTTATTTGTTTATTTCCTGAATTAATACGAAATATAACTAAAATTCCTTTTAATTTTGGCGGTACTTCATTATTAATTATAGTATTAGTTATTATGGATTTTATTTCACAAATTCAAACTTTTCTTATGTCCGCACAATACGATTTAGCATTAAAAAAAGCTAATTTTTATTTTAAAAAGTAG
- the rpsK gene encoding 30S ribosomal protein S11, translating into MTKIPIRTRKKIKKQILDGIAHIHASFNNTIVTITDRQGNTLGWATSGGSGFRGSRKSTPFAAQVAAEKCAELVKEYGVKNLEVMVKGPGPGRESTIRALNAAGFRITNITDVTPIPHNGCRPPKKRRV; encoded by the coding sequence ATGACAAAAATACCGATACGTACTAGAAAAAAAATAAAAAAACAAATTTTAGACGGTATAGCACACATTCATGCTTCATTTAATAATACTATAGTAACTATTACTGATAGGCAAGGTAACACATTAGGTTGGGCAACATCAGGAGGATCAGGATTTAGAGGATCTAGAAAATCAACTCCCTTTGCTGCTCAAGTAGCAGCCGAAAAATGTGCTGAATTAGTTAAGGAATATGGTGTAAAAAATTTAGAAGTTATGGTAAAAGGTCCAGGTCCAGGAAGAGAATCAACTATTCGAGCTCTGAACGCTGCTGGATTTAGAATTACTAATATTACTGATGTTACACCTATTCCACATAATGGCTGTCGTCCACCTAAAAAAAGAAGAGTATAA
- the rplF gene encoding 50S ribosomal protein L6 → MSRVAKRAISVPLGVEIFLKKEKFLVKGKYGTLSHKIHDSIHVNYENNLISFKIKKESYANKTAWVQAGTTRSLINSMIIGVSQGYEKKLQLIGVGYRVSIINSNVIKMFLGYSHPIEYLLPNGIIAEIPSQTEIILKSSSKQLIGQVAANLRSFRPPEPYKGKGIRYSDEIIRIKEAKKK, encoded by the coding sequence ATGTCTCGTGTAGCTAAACGTGCAATTTCAGTCCCTTTAGGAGTAGAAATTTTTTTAAAAAAAGAAAAATTTTTAGTTAAAGGAAAATATGGAACTTTAAGTCATAAAATACATGATTCTATTCATGTAAATTATGAAAATAATTTAATATCATTTAAAATAAAAAAAGAAAGCTATGCTAATAAAACGGCATGGGTTCAAGCTGGTACAACAAGGTCTTTAATTAATTCAATGATTATAGGAGTTAGTCAAGGATATGAAAAAAAATTACAATTAATAGGGGTAGGATATCGAGTATCGATAATTAATAGTAATGTTATTAAAATGTTTTTAGGATATTCTCATCCTATAGAATATTTATTACCTAATGGAATAATAGCTGAAATTCCATCTCAAACAGAAATTATATTAAAAAGTTCTAGTAAGCAGTTAATAGGGCAAGTAGCAGCAAATTTAAGATCTTTTCGCCCTCCTGAACCTTATAAAGGAAAAGGAATAAGATATTCTGATGAAATAATACGCATTAAAGAGGCTAAAAAAAAGTAA